Genomic window (Chryseobacterium sp. H1D6B):
TACGATAAAAATAACAATATTAGGACGGCTTTCAACATTTCTCTCATACATTTTATAAGGATGAATATTGTCATCTATAAATTTTTGGTCTACAAAATGAACTTCTTTAAAATTATTCGTTCCTAAAGTTCTGAAAAACGAAAAAGTGCTGTTCAAAACAATATTTCCATGAAGCGGATTAGTCACAAAACGGTTCGCATCCACAAGATTAATAGGTCTTGTACTGTGTTTGAAATCTCCACGAATCCCGCCCACTACTAAAACTGCAGCTGCACATACAACAAGTACAGACCATATAAAGTATGGAATAAGTTGTAAAGGTTTACGTTCTGTAATTTTAACTTTTTTATAAAGGAAAACCCAAAGTCCCATTAAAACAATAAACCATATTAATACAAAAGGGTGCTGCCCGATTGAAACTGTGAAAACTTTAAAAACGTTGGATTCATGTTTGGCCACATCAAAAGCGGTAGAAGTTAATCTTGCCTGCGCAAATCTGTAGTAAATAAAATCACCGAAATTCATCGCGTAAGCAATTCCATTGGTAATAAAATACAGCCAGAACAAAATTTTCTGATAACCTTTTTTTGTATTGATGATGATCGGGACCAGGCTCAGCAGAATAAACAAAGCATTAACGTACAGAATAGCCGTTGTATCAAAGGCAGTCCCATGGAATGCTAAGTTGAAATAATCTGAAACAGAATCCACTTTTATAAGGTCTTTATTAAAATACCAGAATAAAAGCCGGGCAATCTGATAAAAAACATATGCTAAGAAAATTCGGTAAAAAAGGACCAGAACTTCTTGTTTTCTAAATTCTTTAAAAAATTTCATGCAGCAAATTTACATCAAATTCATATTAATGTATTTTTTCCTTCGTAATATTTCAGTATAAAATTTTGAAAAACTGTATTTTTGTTCCCATGAATTTCATAAAAAATAATCTTGCAAATATGCTGACGCTTGGAAATTTATTTTCTGGATGCATCGGTGCTATCCATCTTATTTTAGGTGATTATCAAACGACAGCTATTTGTCTTATCCTTTCTTCGATCTTTGATTTTTTCGACGGATTTGTATCACGGGCTTTAAAATCTAATTCTAACCTAGGCCTTCAGCTGGATTCTCTTGCTGATATGATCAGTTTTGGATTGATTCCCGGACTTGTTATGTACAAAGCGTTAGAACCTTTTGAAACTGGATTATTAGGTTTAAATCTTCCTTTTGAAATTAAATATTTTGGACTGCTGGTAACGATTTTTTCATGTTTGAGACTGGCCATTTTCAATCTGGATGAAGAACAGAGATATTATTTTAAAGGGCTGAATACTCCGACGAATACAGTATTAATATTCGGATTATATTATGCTTTTAAAGAAACAGGCACTTTCAGCTTCTTATTTGACAATGAATTGTTACTGTCCATATTCACTATTGTTACCTCATGGCTGCTGATCAGTCCGATAAAAATGATGGCTATGAAATTCAAGTCTAAAAAATTACAGGATAATTATCCTAAAGTTATATTAGTCATAGGCGGAATCACCATCTTAATTGTATTCAAGATCGTTGGGATTCCAATGCTTGTTATTTATTATATTTTAGTATCATTACTATTTCAAAGACAACTTAAATAAGTGATGAATGAAGAGTTACAAAGTAAAAAAGACTTAAAAACAACTCATAATTCAGCACTAATAACTCATAATTAATTATCAAAAAATGAATTTAAAATTATATAAACCTCTTTGTATTTTTGATCTTGAAACAACAGGAACCAATATTGCAAAAGACAGAATTGTTGAAATCTGTATTTTAAAAGTAAATCCTGACGCTTCGAGAGAAAGCAAAACATGGCGCATCAACCCTGAAATGCTTATTCCTAAGGAATCAAGTGACATTCATGGAATTTATGATGAAGATGTAAAAGATGCTCCTACTTTCAAAGAAATTGCTGCAAAAGTAATGGAAATGATTACAGGTGCTGATCTTGGAGGTTTCAATTCTAACAGATTTGACGTTCCTCTTTTAGCTGAAGAATTGCTGCGTGCTGAACTTGATTTTGATTTAAGCAAGTTCAAATTAGTAGATGCACAGACTGTCTTCCATAAAATGGAGCCTAGAAACCTAGGAGCTGCTTACCAGTTCTACTGCGGAAAAACTATTGAAAATGCCCATTCAGCAGAAGCTGATGTAATGGCTACATTTGAAGTTCTGGACGCACAGGTGGGAAAATACGAAAATGTTCCTAATGAGATTGCTGCTTTAAGTGAATTCAGTTTCCACAACAAAAACGCAGACCTGGCAGGTTTTATAGGGTATAACGATAAGAACGAACAAATTTTTAACTTCGGAAAATACAAAGGACAAGGGGTAAAAGCCGTCTTCCAAAAAGACCTTGGATATTACGGATGGCTTCAGAATGCTGATTTCCCATTGTACACAAAGAAAGTCTTCACTAAAATTCAGCTATCCAGTAAATTTTAAAAAATGAGTGATTTAGTTAAATTCAAATTTTATGAGACCGCTCTTGAAGCCAATAGAGACAAACAAATTCTCAGCGAAAACGGCATTAACAGCTTCATAGCTAACGAACAGCTTATCCAGTCTGACTGGCTGCTTTCACAAGCTGTCGGAGGAATTCAGCTGCAGGTTTTTGAAGAAGATCTTGAAAAAGCAACACAGGTTTTACTTGATTATAGTAAAAACGAAAAGGTTTCGCTGGAAGTAGAACATACTATTGAAGATCCAAAGTTTGATTTTGTCTGCCCAAAATGCGGATCAAACCATATTTACAGAGATGACAGCGCCACAAGCTTTTTTGGAGTTTCTCTTTTAACCAGCCATACATTTATTTGTTATTATTGTGAGAATAAGTTCACACATTGATACCTAACATATCTGTCATTCGACAAAGGAAAAATCCCTAGAACAGAATTATATCTAGATTCTTCACTACGCTTCGCTCCATTCTGAATGACAAAATAAATAGTAAAGTTAAAAGATACTCTTCCACACCTTGAATGACAAAAAATATAGTAGTACAACAAAGAAATAAATAGTTATGAAAATCATCTGCATAGGGAGAAATTACAGCGAACACGCAAAGGAATTAGGAAATGAAGTTCCTGAAAATCCAGTTATTTTCATGAAACCTGATACGGCAGTGCTGAAAGGAAATGATTTTTATATTCCTGAGTTTTCAAGCGATGTTCATTACGAACTGGAAGTCGTTTTAAAAATTTCTAAAGGAGGAAAATACATCCAGAAAGATACGGCGCACAAACATTATGAAGAAATTGGTTTAGGGATAGATTTCACAGCAAGAGATCTCCAAAGCCAGCTTAAATCGAAAGGACTGCCTTGGGAGCTTGCCAAAGGCTTTGACGGGTCTGCTGTGGTGGGAAATTTCTTTAAAAAAGAAAATTATGACCTCCAGCATCTCCAGTTTTCATTATTAAAGAATAAAGAGGAGGTTCAGGATGGAAATACAAAAGATATGCTGTTCAGTTTTGATGATATCATCGCTTTTGTTTCTCAATATTTTACATTGAGAGTAGGCGACCTTATCTTCACGGGAACTCCACAAGGTGTAGGCAGGGTAGAAGAAAATGACGTTCTAGAAGGGTTTTTGGAGGACGAAAAAATTATTGACATCAGAATATTATAAGTAATTTAACATTCCGTCTGGCATTTTTTTCCTATCTTTAAAATAACAAAATTAAAGGTTATGATAAACATTGTACTGCCCGTAGATTTTGGGGACAAAACGGATCAGCTTGTAGATGGCGCTATAAAATTCGCTAAAGAAATCAACGGCAAGATTAATTTAATACATGTAGCCCCTTCTGATATAGGTTTTGCCATCGGCGATATGGGATTCCAGTATTTTCCAGAAGTGGAAGAAAACGAAATTAGACAGGAGCTCATTCAGCTTAATAAAATCGAACAAAAAATTTCGGCTCACAATATAGACTGTGAGCACCTTTTAAAACAAGGGATTGCTAAAGATATTATTTTGGAGTATGCCAATGATAAAAAAGCCGATTACATTGTAATGGGTTCTCACGGAAGAAGCGGAATTTATGATGTATTTGTTGGAAGCTTAACAAAAGGGCTGACTAAAAATTCAACTATCCCTGTTTTGGTACTTCCTATTCACGAATGAAAAATTTAATTTTAATCGTTACCATAAAAAAGCCGATCAAATAAAAATTTGATCGGCTTTTTACTATATAACCAATTAATTAACCTTCTTTTTTATAAATTTCAGGATCATAATAGGGATGTTTACCTTCTGTTGGAGAGAAGTAATCTTTGTCTTTATCTCCACTTAATTTCACTACCAGTACATAGCACCAGTATGTGAACATTACACAGCAAACGATAAATAGAATCCAGTTAAGGACATTTCCGAAAGTATCAAAAAAACCAAAAGTCCATTTGAAAACTTTGCTTAAGAATAGAAAGAAAGACGTCATTATTTTCCTTTTTTAAATTAACTTTGTACAAATTTATAAAAAATGTTTAAATTACTTTCAAAAGAAAGCAATATTTTTTCAATTCCTGTTTATATTGGTTTTCTTCTTTTAATAGTAATAGTATTTAACATCCTGAATTTCAATACTTATGAAGCAATTATAGCCGGAATTACATTTTTGGGAATTGCTTTAGCCTATTTCTGTTTTCACACGATCGCCCTTAATTATCAGACTCACCTGCCTTTATTTTTATATACATTTTTTATTTTTGGTCTTTATCCTGGAAATTTAGACATTGGCGTTGCGGTCGCCCTCCTTACAAATTCTTTTCTTTTTCTGCTTCTTACAAGCACTGATGAAGATACCAGAAAGAAGTCTTACGTTTTAGTAGGAGCAATTGTGGCTCTTAACTTTATATTCCTGCCGACCACCTGGCCGATGGCTGTTTTTGTCATTATCCACGTGATTGCCACTTCAGAAAAAATCAGTTTAAACCTTTTTAGATTTCTTTTGGGAGTCGTATTAATAGCGTTCAGTTATTTTTCTATCATGTTTTTCTTTAGATTTACTTCCTGGAATCTTGATTATTTCCCATTTGGGCAGATGAAATTAATGACGGATTATTCCGGACTGGTTCCATTGCTTCCAATTGCTTTAATGCTGATCTATGCAGTGTACGACCATTTTAAAAATTACAATAAGAAAAGCCCGGTAAGCAGATATAAATATACTTTTTTACTGGTTTTTTCATTAGCCCAGCTGGTTACTATTATTCTTTATATGAATAAAAGTTATCAATATTTATTGCTCTTAGCCTTTCCGGCAAGTATTATACTGAGCAGAATGTTAAGGTTTTTACCTAAATATTGGATGAAAGAAGTCAGTTTATGGCTGACGATTATTAGTTTAGTTACCTTTAAAATAGGTACTTATTTTCATTTATTTTAAAAGATTATGATTCAAATAGACGATAAATTAATTTCTGAGGATATATTTTCCGACGAGTTCGTTTGCAACCTTTCAAAATGTAAAGGTGCATGTTGTGTGGAAGGAGATGTAGGAGCTCCTCTTGATAAAGACGAGATTGAGATTCTGGACAGTATTTTCGAAAAAATAAAACCTTATTTAACAAAAGAAGGAATTGAAGCACTTGAAGAGCAGGGAACATGGACTACGGATCCCTCTGACGGTATGCTTGTAACTCCGATGGTAGAAGACCGTGAATGTGCTTATGTAACTTTTGACGAAAAAGGAATCACCAAGTGCGGTATTGAAAAAGCCTATGAAGACGGAGCTATTGACTGGCAGAAACCGATCTCCTGCCACCTTTACCCTATCCGGGCGACCGAGTATTCTACTTTTACAGCATTAAACTACCACGAGTGGTCTGTATGCAGTGATGCATGTGCTTTAGGAAAAGAACTGCAGGTTCCTATTTATAAATTCCTGAAAACTCCTCTGACAAGAAAATATGGAGCAGAATTTTATACGGTTTTAAGTGAAGCCGCAGATGAATGGAAAAAAGAATATGGTTCATAAAAATAAAAAACCGCAGATAACTTATCTGCGGTTTTTTATTGTATTTAAGTTATTTAATTTGAAACTCCTGATTTACTAACAGCAGGTTTTGTTTCGTCTTTTTTAGCATTCTCCCATCCGTCTTCCGGCATTAAGGTTGCGACAATTCTATTCTTTGTCAGGTATTTTTTAGCGACATCCTGCAGATCTTTTACAGTCAGTGCTTTTACTTTTTCCTGATAGTTTAAGATGTCATATTTATCGCTTCCATCCAGCTGATTTTTAGCGAGTGCATTCATCCAGTATCCATTGTCTTTCAACTGGGTTTTATTGTCATTGTATTCTCCTTCTTTGTACTTGTCAAGATCTTTCTGTTCTGGGCCTTTATCGATAAGTTTCTGAATTTCAGCAATCGCACTTTTTGTCAGCTTCTCAGTATTTTCAGGTCCGCAAGGGAATTGAAGGCTGAAATTATAGGTACTGTAAGGTACTTTAGACATTCCGCCTCTCGCACCTCCTCCATAAATTCCGCTTTCATCTTCTCTCAGTTTTTCAATGACTTTAATGGTTGCTACTTCTCCTAAAGCAGATAATGCCAGCGCTTCTTTTTCATTGTAAGGAGCTTCACCGCTGTAAGCAATGGTTACCATGCTTTTAGGATCCTTCCCTTTTTTGTAAACTTTAGTGTAATCACCGGTCAGCTGTCTGTAGCCTGTATCTTTAAACGCTGTCGCTTTTCCTGTAGAAGGGAGGCTTGCTATATACTGCAGCACTTCATCTTTGAATTTCGCCTCGTCAATATTTCCGACAAAATAAAATTGGAAGTTTCCAGCGTTAGCAAATTTTTCTTTATAAATATCATAGGCTTTTTTATAATCGGTATTCGCCCATTCTTTTTCTAAAGGAACAATTCCAATAAATCTCGGGTTTTTCTGATTCATGAATTTAGCATGTTCGTTTGAAAAATAGAACTGCGGATTTGAAGTAAGATTATTCAGCATGGCAGACTGCTTTTCTTTATAAGCATTGAATGCATCAGGATTGTAATTTAATCCCGTAAAATAAGCGTGTACAAGCTCCATAGCTGTTCCCAGATCTTTTTGGGTCGTTCTTCCTGATATCCCTTCTGTTAAAGGACCTACAGACGGATTAGCACTTACCTGCTTTCCGGCAAGATAATTAGTAAGTTCAGATTTTGAGAATCCATTTACCCCTGCTTCTGTTAGTGCCGGATATGCAAATTGGGTTTTATTATAATCAGCATCAGAGATCAGAGAGCTTCCTCCTAAACTTCTTGCTGTAAATAAAATTTCATCGTCTTTAAAATCTGTTTTCTTAAAGGTTACTTTTGCTCCGTTACTCAATGTCCAGGTGGTGGTGCCTAATTTTTCATCAGTTTCAGTTTTAGCGATTTTACCTTCAGATTTGAAAGGTTTCACAAGGTTTTTGATCGTTGCTTTTTCTTCATAAGGCTTCAGATCAGCCATTTTTACTTCTTCAAATGTTTTCAGTACCATTGCTTCAGACGGCATTGTAACATTGTCTTTTTTAGGTCCTGTGATCACCACTACTCTGCTGTCATCTTTCACCATTTTTTTAATCACATCATTGGTCTGGGCTAATGTAACTGATGGTAAAAACTTTTTCGTGTCTTCATATTCCCAAGCGATTCCCGGCATAGGTTCCTGCTCCAAAAAGCTTCTTACATACTCATCTACCAGCATACTGCTCTCCGTTTTATCACGGTTGTTGTATGATCTTTCCATGTTAGAAAGTATTTGAGATTTCGCCCTGTCCAGTTCAGTTTGAGTGAATCCGAATCTTTTTGCTCTTTCTACTTCTTCTAAAAGAACTTTAAGCCCGTTCAGCTGGTTTCCATCTTTTGTCATGGCATATCCCTGGAAAGCTTCTTTAGTCCTCGCATATGTTCCTCCATGATACACAGAACCAAAAGTGAACGGCGGATTATTGGAATTGATTAATTCTCTCAATCTGTTATTCAGCATTGTAGAACTTATATTTTCCACAAGACTTTGATTATACTGCTCTACAGTAACGTCAGGCTTGTAAGCTTCTGTATCTTTCATGGTAAACTGTACCATTGAGTTCGTAGCATCAGGATCAGTTTCCACGGCAACCAGTGTTTCTTTATGGTTTGGAAGATCAAACGATTTTCTTTCTCTTGGTTTTGCCGGATTTTTATATTTACTAAAATTATCCTTAATTTTTTTTTCTACTTCATCTACATTGATGTCTCCTACTACCACAATAGCCATAAGATCCGGTCTGTACCAGTCTTGATGGAATTTTCTGATCACATCGGGCTTAAAGTTTTCCAGCACTTCTTTTTTACCAATCGGAAGCCTTTCTGCATACTGAGATTTGTATAATAATTTAGGCAGATATTTGTCCTGCATTCTTTTATCGGCTCCTAACCCTAATCTTAATTCTTCCAGTACAACTCCTCTTTCTTTATTAATCTGCTCGTCTGAAAGAGTAGCATTAAAAGCCCAGTCTTCCATTACTTTTAGACCGGCATCAAGATTTCCCGGTTTATCTAAAGGAACAGGAAGCATATACACTGTTTCATCAAAACTAGTATATGCATTAAGATGCTGTCCGAATTTCACTCCGATCGACTGCAGAAAATCTACTAATTTGTTATCCGGAAAATTTTTAGTCCCGTTGAAGTTCATATGCTCCATAAAGTGAGCCAGCCCCCTTTGGTTTTCATCTTCGAGAATAGAGCCTGCATTGATGGCTAACCTGAAGTCTACTTTCTTTTCAGGCAGTGTATTTTTTTTAATATAATACTTCATTCCGTTTGGAAGCGTACCCATTTTCACAGATGCATCCACTGGAATGTTCTGTGCAAAGCCATTTGCTGAGATCAAAAAGACAACCGCAAATGAAGATAGAATTTTTTTCATATAATCATTTAATTTCCAGCTAAAAGTATAAATTATTCACAACCTAATGAAATTTATTCACTTTGAATAGAGTTAAAGTTGAGTTAAAAAAAATTAGGCAAAAAAAAAGCTGGACAATGTCCAGCTTTTTTTTTGCCTAATTTTTTAATGTCTTATTTAAAATCGGCGTCTGTAACTCCAGAATTGACCACAACTTTTGTTGTTTTAATTGTAATTTTCTGTCCGTTTCCTTCAGCATCCATTTCTGCAGGGAATTGTATTCCATCAACCGTCATATAACTTTTAACAACTGCAGATCCTTCTTTTGAAGATGATTTATACAATAAACCTGTAGCAGTATCAAAGTAAAAGCTTCCTTTATCAGAAGTTAATACATTATAGTCTTTTCCGTCAATTTTTTCTACAGTAACGGTTTTAAAATTGGCAGGATCGTATCCTAATGCGTCAATAGTTTTGCTTTTTTTCAATTCCGCGATTTTATCTGCAGGAATATCCATTTTTGTTCCCATTTGGTCAAAATATCCTTTCTCTCCATCAAAAAGCTGAACCATCTGCTGGCCCATCACTGTTTGTACAGATTTGAATTTATTTCCCATTTTTTTTGTAGTCATGGAAATCTCCATACCCTGCACAGCAAGAGTATTGTCGGTAATAGTGCTTTTTACGGCATCTAATTTATCTTTTCCGCCTAAAGCTTTAATATAGTTATCTACAACTTCTTTAGGTGTTAATTTAGATTTCACAGCTTCCGTTTTTGCAGAAGCAGCAGTCTGTTGTGCAGCTACAGAACCAGAGAAAAGTACAGCACAGAAAAACGGAATGATTATCTTTTTCATATAGTAATTTTAGAATGGTAAATATAGGAATATTGATTAATATATAATAAATCTATTCTGTAACAAAAAAAACCACCAAAAAGATGGTGGTTTTCAAATATTTATATCAAATAAATTATTTTTTAAGTTCTTCTAAGAAATCGTCGTGAGAGATTTTAGTTTCTTTTTTAGTCGCTTTTTCAAGAATTACATCTTTTAATTTTGTCATTGCAACTTCAGAAGAAATTTGTCTTACCTGCTCTTGGTCTTTCAACATTTCAACAGCATATTTTTGAATTTCTTCGTCTCCTAAATGGTGGATTCCGTAGATTGCTAATTGATTTCTTACTAACTGCTCAGCTTGTGCTAAAACATCAGCATAATCTAATTGAATTTCGTTATCATTCATCAATTTACCTTCGATGATCTGATATTTCAATTGGTTCTTTTCAGCTTCCAGGATTTCTTTTGCCTGCTCTTCAGACTGGATATTCTGGTTAGAGAATACCAACCACTTCACTAGGAAACTTTCTGGAAGTTTTACTTCTTCTTTCTCAGTAACCTGCTCTAATACTTTATTTACAAAGTGTACGTCAGCATTTTGTTGGAAATACTCATCTAATTCAGCTTTCACTTTTTCTTTAAGCTCTTCTTCAGATTTGATGTTTCCTTCTCCATATACTTTATCAAATAATTCTTGATTAAGTTCTGCAAGGCTTAAGCTGTAAAAATCTTTTACTTTAACTTCTACTTCAGCATGGTGAAGGTGTTCTACCTCTTCTTTGCTGAAACCTAATTCTTTAGCTAATTCTTCATCACCAGCAAGAGTTTCTTTAGAAACTTTTACAGAACCGTCCATTTTCAAACCTTTTACTAATTTGAAAGCTTCTTTGTTTTCACCTGTAATCGTAGCATTCTTTGGATGGTGGTGGTGCTCACCTTCAGCATCTTCTTCCGCTACTTGAGAAATCTCTAAAACAATGTAAGAATCTTTAGTGATTTTGTCTTGCGGAACCTGCTCTGCAAAACGCTTCTGCATATTTTCAATGCTTTTGCTGATTTCTTTATCAGAAGCTTCTACTTTATAGTGCGGCGCTTCGTATTTAGCTAAGTCTATAGTAAATTCAGGTTCGTAACCTACTTCAAAAGCAACTTCTAACTGATCAGCATTATGATTGAAATCATTTACAGGCTGAGGAACAGGCTGTCCAACTAATCTTAACTTGTTTTCGTTGATATGGTTGTTTAGAGCATCAGAAACTTGTTTGTTGATTTCTTCAAATGCAATACCTGCTTCATATTGTTTTCTAACCATACTTAAAGGCACTTTTCCTTTTCTAAAACCAGGAACCTGAGCATTTTTAGCATAATTAATCAATTGTTTTTCTACTTTTTCTTTGTAGTCGGATTTATCCAATGTTACTGTAAGCAATGCACTTACATCATCATGGTTTTTTGCGGTAACCTTCATTATTGATTAAAATTTTAGGTTGCAAAAATAGGTAAAAAAAGAGGAATTGCAAAATATAAAAATCTTAAGAATTTATAAATTTTGCAATTCGACTTTTAGTTCCAAGAAATTAATAGTGAGAACATTAAAAACTTAGAGGAACATGCTGTAAAAAGAGGAGTAAAATTAGTTTGAAAGATTAAAAGTTGCTTCTGCATCAGTCTCTCCTCCTACTACACTTCCCCATGCAGTTCCGTTCTGCGCATCATTCACACTTTGAGGCGCGTGGATTAAGTCTAATTTCAGGAATGGTGCTGCTCCATTAACTACTTTTACTACATTCCAGGTTGTTTTTAATCCAACTCTTTTGCCGTCATTTCTTAAATCATTTCCATCTTGTCTTGTGATGTTGATTGTAGATTTAGGAAAATCGAAAATTAAAAAGTGTTCGTTTTTAGCATCAATAATTTCCTGTGTTACGTCTTCATTTCCATTTTTAAACTTGGCGGTTACGCTGTACGATTTTCCATCCTGCAGAATAATGGTCGGCTGCCCTCCGGCCCCAATGCTGTAATTGTAATCTGCCGTAGTTCCCGATGCTATATCTGTTACTGCCAAAACAATATTTGTCAGCTCCTCCTGAGGGATATCATCTTCTTCAGCA
Coding sequences:
- a CDS encoding CDP-alcohol phosphatidyltransferase family protein produces the protein MNFIKNNLANMLTLGNLFSGCIGAIHLILGDYQTTAICLILSSIFDFFDGFVSRALKSNSNLGLQLDSLADMISFGLIPGLVMYKALEPFETGLLGLNLPFEIKYFGLLVTIFSCLRLAIFNLDEEQRYYFKGLNTPTNTVLIFGLYYAFKETGTFSFLFDNELLLSIFTIVTSWLLISPIKMMAMKFKSKKLQDNYPKVILVIGGITILIVFKIVGIPMLVIYYILVSLLFQRQLK
- a CDS encoding 3'-5' exonuclease, giving the protein MNLKLYKPLCIFDLETTGTNIAKDRIVEICILKVNPDASRESKTWRINPEMLIPKESSDIHGIYDEDVKDAPTFKEIAAKVMEMITGADLGGFNSNRFDVPLLAEELLRAELDFDLSKFKLVDAQTVFHKMEPRNLGAAYQFYCGKTIENAHSAEADVMATFEVLDAQVGKYENVPNEIAALSEFSFHNKNADLAGFIGYNDKNEQIFNFGKYKGQGVKAVFQKDLGYYGWLQNADFPLYTKKVFTKIQLSSKF
- a CDS encoding DUF2007 domain-containing protein yields the protein MSDLVKFKFYETALEANRDKQILSENGINSFIANEQLIQSDWLLSQAVGGIQLQVFEEDLEKATQVLLDYSKNEKVSLEVEHTIEDPKFDFVCPKCGSNHIYRDDSATSFFGVSLLTSHTFICYYCENKFTH
- a CDS encoding fumarylacetoacetate hydrolase family protein, with amino-acid sequence MKIICIGRNYSEHAKELGNEVPENPVIFMKPDTAVLKGNDFYIPEFSSDVHYELEVVLKISKGGKYIQKDTAHKHYEEIGLGIDFTARDLQSQLKSKGLPWELAKGFDGSAVVGNFFKKENYDLQHLQFSLLKNKEEVQDGNTKDMLFSFDDIIAFVSQYFTLRVGDLIFTGTPQGVGRVEENDVLEGFLEDEKIIDIRIL
- a CDS encoding universal stress protein translates to MINIVLPVDFGDKTDQLVDGAIKFAKEINGKINLIHVAPSDIGFAIGDMGFQYFPEVEENEIRQELIQLNKIEQKISAHNIDCEHLLKQGIAKDIILEYANDKKADYIVMGSHGRSGIYDVFVGSLTKGLTKNSTIPVLVLPIHE
- a CDS encoding DUF6427 family protein → MFKLLSKESNIFSIPVYIGFLLLIVIVFNILNFNTYEAIIAGITFLGIALAYFCFHTIALNYQTHLPLFLYTFFIFGLYPGNLDIGVAVALLTNSFLFLLLTSTDEDTRKKSYVLVGAIVALNFIFLPTTWPMAVFVIIHVIATSEKISLNLFRFLLGVVLIAFSYFSIMFFFRFTSWNLDYFPFGQMKLMTDYSGLVPLLPIALMLIYAVYDHFKNYNKKSPVSRYKYTFLLVFSLAQLVTIILYMNKSYQYLLLLAFPASIILSRMLRFLPKYWMKEVSLWLTIISLVTFKIGTYFHLF
- a CDS encoding DUF3109 family protein yields the protein MIQIDDKLISEDIFSDEFVCNLSKCKGACCVEGDVGAPLDKDEIEILDSIFEKIKPYLTKEGIEALEEQGTWTTDPSDGMLVTPMVEDRECAYVTFDEKGITKCGIEKAYEDGAIDWQKPISCHLYPIRATEYSTFTALNYHEWSVCSDACALGKELQVPIYKFLKTPLTRKYGAEFYTVLSEAADEWKKEYGS
- a CDS encoding insulinase family protein, which codes for MKKILSSFAVVFLISANGFAQNIPVDASVKMGTLPNGMKYYIKKNTLPEKKVDFRLAINAGSILEDENQRGLAHFMEHMNFNGTKNFPDNKLVDFLQSIGVKFGQHLNAYTSFDETVYMLPVPLDKPGNLDAGLKVMEDWAFNATLSDEQINKERGVVLEELRLGLGADKRMQDKYLPKLLYKSQYAERLPIGKKEVLENFKPDVIRKFHQDWYRPDLMAIVVVGDINVDEVEKKIKDNFSKYKNPAKPRERKSFDLPNHKETLVAVETDPDATNSMVQFTMKDTEAYKPDVTVEQYNQSLVENISSTMLNNRLRELINSNNPPFTFGSVYHGGTYARTKEAFQGYAMTKDGNQLNGLKVLLEEVERAKRFGFTQTELDRAKSQILSNMERSYNNRDKTESSMLVDEYVRSFLEQEPMPGIAWEYEDTKKFLPSVTLAQTNDVIKKMVKDDSRVVVITGPKKDNVTMPSEAMVLKTFEEVKMADLKPYEEKATIKNLVKPFKSEGKIAKTETDEKLGTTTWTLSNGAKVTFKKTDFKDDEILFTARSLGGSSLISDADYNKTQFAYPALTEAGVNGFSKSELTNYLAGKQVSANPSVGPLTEGISGRTTQKDLGTAMELVHAYFTGLNYNPDAFNAYKEKQSAMLNNLTSNPQFYFSNEHAKFMNQKNPRFIGIVPLEKEWANTDYKKAYDIYKEKFANAGNFQFYFVGNIDEAKFKDEVLQYIASLPSTGKATAFKDTGYRQLTGDYTKVYKKGKDPKSMVTIAYSGEAPYNEKEALALSALGEVATIKVIEKLREDESGIYGGGARGGMSKVPYSTYNFSLQFPCGPENTEKLTKSAIAEIQKLIDKGPEQKDLDKYKEGEYNDNKTQLKDNGYWMNALAKNQLDGSDKYDILNYQEKVKALTVKDLQDVAKKYLTKNRIVATLMPEDGWENAKKDETKPAVSKSGVSN
- a CDS encoding trigger factor encodes the protein MKVTAKNHDDVSALLTVTLDKSDYKEKVEKQLINYAKNAQVPGFRKGKVPLSMVRKQYEAGIAFEEINKQVSDALNNHINENKLRLVGQPVPQPVNDFNHNADQLEVAFEVGYEPEFTIDLAKYEAPHYKVEASDKEISKSIENMQKRFAEQVPQDKITKDSYIVLEISQVAEEDAEGEHHHHPKNATITGENKEAFKLVKGLKMDGSVKVSKETLAGDEELAKELGFSKEEVEHLHHAEVEVKVKDFYSLSLAELNQELFDKVYGEGNIKSEEELKEKVKAELDEYFQQNADVHFVNKVLEQVTEKEEVKLPESFLVKWLVFSNQNIQSEEQAKEILEAEKNQLKYQIIEGKLMNDNEIQLDYADVLAQAEQLVRNQLAIYGIHHLGDEEIQKYAVEMLKDQEQVRQISSEVAMTKLKDVILEKATKKETKISHDDFLEELKK